Within Dictyostelium discoideum AX4 chromosome 4 chromosome, whole genome shotgun sequence, the genomic segment gattattttaaaataatttattgtaataatcttttattttcatcatttgaagGTGTGAAACGTGCAATTTTATTTGTGTATGAATAAATCCAAAAATTCCAAAATCCTTGTGATGGtgttaaaatattttgtaatattaaaagtgGGAAGAAAGTACATTTTGAAAAGAATGATATGAAATGTTGAATTACATCTGGTAACCAACAAattacaaatacaacaatatAAAGTGTTAAACGTCTAGATATAGTTGAatctaattgttttaaacgatctaaaaatattatataaaaaaaaaaaaaatattaattacttatataatttttttttttttttttttttttttttttttttttttttttttttttttttttttaaaaaaaatttaccattaatttGTAATCTATATTCAAATTTACTTCTAAATAATCTTCTtaatctaaaataataaattgaacAAACtaataaacataaaaataatggaaGGAACCATAATGATAATTCCATTGGTTTTGCAACCTCACACCATCCATCAGAATTTACAACTATTGAATTTGTCATTGTTATAACCATTGAAATTGCAAATGGTATACCCCATGATACAACATTAAAAATTGCTAATAAATATTTcctattaataaaataaaagtttgttattaatataataatatatatatataataatatatatatatatttatatatttactcTTCACCTGGTGATGATAATTGATGGAATAAATAATAAGAGATACAAGTTGTccaaaaaaaagttgataagaaaaagaattgaatTATGGCACGTAAGATTATACAAGGTGagaaatgaatttttaaatctggTGAATAGGGTGTACTAtatgattttgaattattgatTAAATAAGATTGagaaatgataatgaaaaatgatGTAAAGAAATCTGCAATTGATAACATGAATATGAGTAAAGGTAATTTCGATGTTGGCTGTTTATAAGTACCATGTGGTCCACCAATGGCACCAATACCAGTACCATTGCCagaaccaccaccaccacctatACCACCATAGTGGGAACTACCATTGCCAATtgtaattgatgatgataataatccaCCTTTTTCAatctgttgctgttgttgttgaatttgttgtttttgaatcCTATGTCTTCTAACTTTTTTCCAAATATATGATATTATAGTTAATGCACTACCCATTAAcgataatgatgatgttacaatatttaaaatgtcAACTGACAAAAATTCACGATCTGATGGATTGCAAATTTGACTTTCTTCAatccccatttttttttttttttattattttttttttattttattatttttatctctCCTTCCCTATTTCTCTatgtaattttatattttttttaatgagttatgttttttgaaaaaagtaaaaaataaaaaataaaaaataaaaagagaaGATTGGTGGAGGTtggtttcaattttttttttttttttttttttttttttttttcagattttttaaagtgtaatggattttattttattttatttatcttattttattttatttattttatttttgtagtTTATGTATGTAGGTATATAATGCGTTGGATTTTTAATTCAACTTTTTCtgattctatttttttttttttttttttttttaaaattttttaaaattttttttttttttttttttttttttttttatgattcccagtgtaattgaaaatatctttttaaagtgtaatggaaaaaaaaatgaaaaaaataaaataaaataaaaaaataaaataaaataaaaaaaataaaatttttttttttttttttttcgaaacTGATCAAATCAGTGGGTTTtgaattgtaaatttatcTCCTATGAGGCTATTGGAGAGAATGGGGGGTGGTAGAGTGAGTGAACTTTCTTTAATTACCCATTAtgggaaataaaaaaaaataaaataaaatttattaataataaattaaaacagtacaaaatataattttatttattttttttaaaaaaagtatttttatttttattttttttttaatttcaacaactttttttttttgagttatCCAATTTgacacaatttttttttatatcattattttttttattttttttttatttttttttttttatttttaattattctttttaatatttttcatttgttaaaatcatagtaaaaaaaaaaaaaaaaaaaaaaaaaatttaaaaatagtcaACTGGTGGAacagaaaaataaataatggaCCCAAATAGTTTAACAATACAAAGCTTGAAAAAGGAATTATCTGATCGTTCAATAGATTTCTCAAATTGTAGATTAAAAGTACACTAtgttgaattattagaaaatgatattaaaagaaaagaagatgagttaaaagaaaaacttaaaaagtaattatttaatttaattttattttataattttttttttttaaaaaaaaaaaataactcacaaactaaaaaaaaaataaaaaaaaaaaaaaaaaataaaaaatgtttagagaaaaagaagaaaaagaaaaaagagataatttaaaaaaaagaaaatcaattgaacctTCACCAGATAAATCTTCAAATACACCTATAGTAGCAAGAACTAGAAAACAAGCTGCTgaggttttaaaaaaacttaaagaacaagaagaacaagaagaagaagaagaagaagtaaaaaatgaaaaagaattagaaaatgataaaatggATACAGATAGTCATGATAATCCAAAGACAACCACACCAACTTCAtcaactaccactactactaccacacCAAAgtcaaaaacaaataaaaataaaaaaaatgagaaaaTAGAAGGAGAAGATGTTACAGATGAAGAGGATTCTCataaatcaaagaaattaaaacatgATTCTAAAactacaacttcaacaacaacttcaacttcaactCCTATAACCACAGAAAAAggtagaaaaaataaaaataaaaataatgataataaaaataataaagaaaaacaaaaagaaaaagaaaaaccaaTTATTAGACTTAAAACAATTGAACCAAAACTATTATCAGATAAACCATACATTATACCACCATTTAAAGAAGGTACAGAATATTCAGAGatattattttggaaaatatTTAGAAATATAGTATTAAAAAGAAGGATATTAGATGTGTTACCAAaagatttaatgaaaattgaaAGATATGATAACTTATTTTGTGCACGTTGGTTATTAACAAATGGTTATTTAGAAACATTGATTGATTTAGTTAAAAGAGATAAATACATCTTTTGGCAATTCAGATTTGGTTCATTTTCAACTGAACTTCATTGTGATTATGAACTTTTATCAAGTTTCAACATTGACGATCACCAATTCTTTGAAGCTTTCTATCGTCGTTATAAACATAGTTTCATTTATGCATCTTGTTTACATTtagatcaattaattaaaattccaaaaatatttgatttaatggttaaagataaagatgtAATATTcccatcattttcattaactCAAGATTTATCACTTTTAAAacttcaaaataataataataataataataataataataataataataataataataataataataataataataataataataataataataataataataataataataataataataataatagcactACTTCTTCCACTactaataacaataatacaaCTAAagcaacaactacaacaacgacaacaactactacaactacttCTACTTCAACAACTACCACCCCTAATAAgagtaatgataataatgataataatgataataatgataataatgataataatgataataatgataataatgtacatttagattttgaaatgtctaaaataattaaaaatcatttttataagAGTTTTCCAATTATTCATAGATTTAGATCAGATTTTATAGAGGTTAATAAAGAgtcattttcaataaataaggGAGTTGAAAGTGGTTTCGGTCATATTATAATACCATATTTATTGAATGAATGTGTTGGATTCCAATTTAATGATTACAAGAATGCTTTTAATCCAAGTGACTTGTATAATTTAACAAAGACtgatttcaaattattattagataaaGGTTgcataaatttaaataataatgataataataatgataataataatgataatgataataataaatctattACATTCAATCAACGTAGTAAAGATATGAATCCAGATCCATTATATAATGATATTacaataaaacaattatataatctttgttttattaaagcaatttgtaaatcaaataataataataataataataataataataataataaaaagaaaaaacatcaaattcaagaaatttcaaaattagattcaataattattattaatgatgatgatgacgataataataatcaagaatttttaaatgaaacatTATATAGTATTtcaaaagataatgaaattgttaaaaaattaattgaattttatttagaattaaGTGATTCAAAAGATTTGGTTATGTTATTCATATATTCATGTaaatataatcaattaaaatctttagaTAAATTGgatgataaaattttaaaagaatataaagGATCATATTTACCATTCATATCATTTATGAATTTAAAAGCATTACAAAagattcaaaagaaattagataAAATAGAGACTTTAGAAAATACTAGTAGTAGTATTtctctaattttaaaatgtgaTTTTTCAAcattcaaatttataaaaccACCATTATCAACTGCATCTGacaatgaaaaatttaatgttgaaaatcaaaaaataattgaaaaaagagATGATAAATTAGATAAATTAAGATCAATAACAAGAAATTCACAAAgtgatataaaattaaaaatttatgatcaagaagaaaatgaaaatgaaaataaagaaaatgaaaatgaaaaagaaatggaaatagaaaatgaaaaagaaattgaaaatgaaaataaaaatgaaattaaaattgaaattaaagaatttattagtaaagaaaaagaattaaaaattaattttttagaatttttaggtaaacaatttttaacaTTAGATGTTTCATTTAAGAGTCATTGTAAAATAATtcaagaattaatttattatggTGATGAAATGTTGTTAAAAGGATTTTTAGAAAAGATAAATTAtagatatttattaattagaaGGGAAAAGAATGAAAGATTagaaaagaatgaaaatttgaaatttccagattttaaaattttaaaattctttttagaGAATCAATTCATTCATGATGTTAATAGGTTATCATTTTCAAGAGAATATCAAACtggtattgatttaaattatattttagagGAGAAAGAGAACTATCAACAATATTTcgatttattaattggtgcAAATATTGTAACACCAGAGAAATGTAGAAACAATTTAATCGAATCAAAAGGTGTTGGGAATAATTTGgaaaagtttatttatttctataattttggttttaaattCTCTCATAAATATTTAACAGAATCAATATTGGAAAGACCAAAAATTGCAACTTTTATCTTAATAAATTCTGaagatattaatttcttttttcaatataGACTTCATGATCTTTCAATACCaacttcattttcaaattttattttaacaattattaaaatttataaagaacaattaaaaaaattaaaaacaataacaacatcaacaacaacaacaacatcaacatctaattcaacaacaccaacaccaacaccaacaccaacatcaacatcaataaCAACTTATAtatcaataacaacaattgcttcaaaaaataataatataacaacaataaatttACCAAAAGGATTAGTTATAACTGGACCAAGTATTACAGATTCTACAACTAATACAACAACATTAGAGAATATTGTTGAAACAGAATTACCattagaaaatttaaaatcaaaagatattttattagCACTTGGTAGTAAAAAATATGTAACAATTGtatataatgaaaataattttaatgaaaaaatgtttaaattaaatttaaaattttcaaattgtccaaaagaaattgaaatgaaTAGAGAgagttttgatttattattaccaaaataTTTAGGAGAAAGAGGTAATTTAGAATCGATTAGATTGTATATTTCAAGTTATTTTCCAACGGTTGAATCTGAAAAGAATTTAAGAGTAC encodes:
- the crlC gene encoding G-protein-coupled receptor family protein (Similar to GPCR), producing MGIEESQICNPSDREFLSVDILNIVTSSLSLMGSALTIISYIWKKVRRHRIQKQQIQQQQQQIEKGGLLSSSITIGNGSSHYGGIGGGGGSGNGTGIGAIGGPHGTYKQPTSKLPLLIFMLSIADFFTSFFIIISQSYLINNSKSYSTPYSPDLKIHFSPCIILRAIIQFFFLSTFFWTTCISYYLFHQLSSPGEEKYLLAIFNVVSWGIPFAISMVITMTNSIVVNSDGWCEVAKPMELSLWFLPLFLCLLVCSIYYFRLRRLFRSKFEYRLQINDRLKQLDSTISRRLTLYIVVFVICWLPDVIQHFISFFSKCTFFPLLILQNILTPSQGFWNFWIYSYTNKIARFTPSNDENKRLLQ